Within the Alteromonas sp. M12 genome, the region AACGTAAAAAGAAAACCTATCAGAAGATGGCTAAGGTTTCTGGCGAAACTGAACTCGCGCTGATTGTAAAAGTATGTGACCGCCTATCAAATGTAAAAACCAGCTTAAAAGATCAGAATTCAAGAATGTTAATTGTTTATCGTGGTGAGCACCCCGTTTTTCGTGCATCTGCATATCGCCAAGGTCTGTGTGATGATTTGTGGGAAGAACTCGACAAACTACTAGAAACACCCAGCGAAAATTAACCCAAGAGTATCGTCTTAAATCTGCTTGTTTTGTGCTTATGTTTAGTACTTTAAACATGGCCGTCCATGTAAATCATGCCTGTCCACGTAAATCATTTCTGTTAAACATGGCTGTCCATGTAAATCGAATATTTATCATGGGTGTCCATGTAAATCGTCCCGCATATCGATGGGTGTCCAAGTAAATCGTGGGACAAAAAAGGGGAAGGTGATTTTGAAAAAGTATAAAAAAACCCTGTAAAACATGGTGTTTACAGGGTTGATTGGTTGCCTTCTAACAAATTATGTTTGTTGGCTAAGACTATTCAGCGGCACGCAATAGTGCATTGATACCAACTTTTGAACGAGTTTGAGCATCTACTTTCTTCACGATGACTGCTGCGTATAGACTGTATTTGCCATCTTTACTCGGTAAGCTACCAGACACAACTACTGAGCCTGCAGGAACTCGACCATAATGAACTTCGCCTGTTTCGCGGTCGTAAATTCGGGTACTTTGGCCAATGTAGACACCCATTGAAATAACACTACCTTCTTCAACAACCACACCTTCAACAATTTCCGAGCGTGCGCCAATGAAGCAGTTGTCTTCAATAATGGTTGGGTTAGCTTGCAATGGCTCTAAAACACCACCTATTCCAACACCGCCAGACAAATGTACGTTCTTACCTATTTGTGCACAAGAACCCACAGTCGCCCAAGTATCAACCATAGTGCCTTCGTCAACAAAAGCGCCTATGTTTATATATGACGGCATTACTACTACGTTTTTGCCTACAAAAGATCCGGTTCTAACTGCCGCTGGTGGAACAATACGTACACCCTCAGCTTCAAATTGTGCTTTCGTGTAGTCTGAATATTTCAATGGAACTTTGTCAAAAAAGCGACTCTCTGCGCCTTCAATAACGTCATTGTCATTAATACGGAAATACAACAGAACTGCTTTTTTAAGCCACTGATGAACAACCCATTCGCCGGCTATCTTTTCTGCTACTCTGGCTTGGCCAGAATTTAATAGTTCAATGGCACTAATGACCGCTTGTTTTGTTGCGTCATCTACTGACGCTGCTGTAATCGAAGCTCTATTTTCAAACGCTGCTTCTATTTGGTTTTTTAACTCTGACATGCTTCACCGCTAGTTGAGGGTTGATCTAATAATTGGGTTAATCGTTTTTTAAGTTGAACTTGTTGCTCAGTGGTAAGGGCCTGATCTTGTTCATTGGCAATAATAAACAAATCTTCTGCACGCTCACCAATGGTTGAAATTTTTGCCATGTGTAACGTTAAATTTAGCTCTACAAATAGGTGGCCGACCTTGGCTAGTAATCCAGGGGCATCCAATGCTTCAAGCTCTACCATAGTGACTTCGGAGTTACTCTGGTAAAAGCGAACTTTGGTGGCTACGTCTAGTTGCTTCATACGACGTGACATTTTACGTCTGTTGTTGTGTTCTCTGCCCGGTTTAGCAAGTTGGTCTTCTATCGCTTCCACTAAACTTTTTAATCGACTAGGAGACGATATTCGTGAACCATCCTGTTCTAACAGGATAAAACTATCGAATACATAACCATCATTGGTGATGGTAATTTGGGCATCGTGAATCGAACAATTTCGGCTATCTAAAACTGACGCAATTTGTGCAAAAAGTGCAGGACGGTTTTTACCATAAACTAGTAGCTCAGTTCCAGCTTTTGCGGTTGTATCATTTAGCGCAATGGTTAAACTATTTTCGTCTTTGCTTTCTGCTTTTGCTACTTCATTTGCATGCCAAGCCAACTGCATCGGGCTGAACCTTGCAAAATAGTCATTATTCAAACGATGCCAAAATTGATCAATCTCTGCCGCAGTG harbors:
- the dapD gene encoding 2,3,4,5-tetrahydropyridine-2,6-dicarboxylate N-succinyltransferase; translated protein: MSELKNQIEAAFENRASITAASVDDATKQAVISAIELLNSGQARVAEKIAGEWVVHQWLKKAVLLYFRINDNDVIEGAESRFFDKVPLKYSDYTKAQFEAEGVRIVPPAAVRTGSFVGKNVVVMPSYINIGAFVDEGTMVDTWATVGSCAQIGKNVHLSGGVGIGGVLEPLQANPTIIEDNCFIGARSEIVEGVVVEEGSVISMGVYIGQSTRIYDRETGEVHYGRVPAGSVVVSGSLPSKDGKYSLYAAVIVKKVDAQTRSKVGINALLRAAE